GCGTTCAGGAGCACGACCGCGAAGATCGCCATCGCCTCGTAGGGCAGCGCGGAGTCGCGTTCGTAGACCCAGAGCCCGGCCGAGATCGCGGTCGCGACGAGCAGCAGGACGACGAGCACGTCACGGAACTGGGCGAGGAACCTCTTCCACGCCGGCACCGGCTTCTCGGTCGTCAGCTCGTTCCGGCCGTAGCGCTCGAGCCGGGCGCGCACCTCGCCCTCGCTCAAGCCGCGCTCGCCGTCCGTGTCGAGCGCGGTCAACACCTCGTCGATCGGATGTCGGTACGCGGCGGTCGAATCGAGCGTCAGGGATGGAGCGCCCACGGCGGGATAGGTTACCTCTGCGCGTGGCGGGCCGCCACGAGACGTGCCCGTGGCCGCATGGCGGTTGCGGTGCCGGCTTCAGGGCGCGCATCGTTGACACGGCTCCGGCACGGGCGCATGCTGCCGAGGGTCTCGCGGAGGCGCCGCGCGGTTCCTCACACGGTCGTGAACAGGAGACAGCCATGAGCCCGACCACCCCGCCGACAGGACGGAAGCCCGATCCCGGGAAGGGCGCACCGGGAAACGTGCCGCGCAAGGCCTGGCTCTGGTTCCTGCTGATCTTGGTCGCGAACTTCGCGCTCTCGCGCTTCCTGGTCCCGGGCCCGGAGGGGCCGGTCACCGTTCCCTATACCCTGTTCAAGGAGGAGGTCGGGAAGGGCAACGTCGAGGCGATCCACGCCCAGGGCGACGCCATCACCGGCCGATTCAAGGCCCCGGTCACCTACTCGCCCCCGGCCAACAAGGCCGCCGCGCCCAAGAGCGAGCCCTCGCCCCCGGCCAACAAGGCGGCCGCGCCCAAGAGCGAGCCCCCATCCCCGAAGCCGGTGACCGCATTCACCACC
This window of the Candidatus Methylomirabilota bacterium genome carries:
- a CDS encoding cation-transporting P-type ATPase encodes the protein MGAPSLTLDSTAAYRHPIDEVLTALDTDGERGLSEGEVRARLERYGRNELTTEKPVPAWKRFLAQFRDVLVVLLLVATAISAGLWVYERDSALPYEAMAIFAVVLLNA